One genomic window of Fusarium fujikuroi IMI 58289 draft genome, chromosome FFUJ_chr01 includes the following:
- a CDS encoding related to PUF6 Member of the PUF protein family codes for MATKTAAVGNKRKSAPGGKAKTDSKVKKARLDETKVRKQPVEEPEDDDMDGVSDDEDGGAELSGKTPQKSSNGAQNGKNFERGQTSRESHAKQKQLAQERKAAKPLADEVQRTKKLWERLRRKSHVPKEERQTLVDELFTIITGRIKDFVLKHDAVRAVQTAIKYASPEQRKQIARELKGTYAQLAESRYAKFLIGKLLVQNDEEIRDIIIPEFYGRVRKMINHAEASWILDDIYRGVATKEQKAILLREWYGPEFSLKELTKDTEPTADLKTILEAEPSKRSPIMKSLVDMIGSLVNKKMTGFTMLHDAMFQYFSNTQVGTEEFTEFFEMVKGDESGDLLKNMAFTRNGAKLTCLLLAHGSSKDRKQILKTYKDTYLLMSGDVWAHLILLTAYDVVDDTKLTAKTIFPELIGEGENIAQNVVATANNPFARSTILYLFEGLAKSLFPSSQSFDVELLKEVHEIRKTTSKKDEDVRRNELITAVSPQLITAIAETPTELTATAFGCQFITDVLLSGVGEKQAALEAIAQSASGDPSQEPAEDDLQPQIHISQTPHGARMLKSLIQGGKYDKAAGMIIPVDPPLEFSNTLYPVIKEHIMDWATGPGSFVVVGLLEARDFSEVDALKKTLKKNKKILEKAAREETAEQRAAREAQEIAPKGAKKGKKKGDKPVGNAGSKLLLEKL; via the exons ATGGCTACCAAAACTGCAGCTGTTGGCAACAAGCGAAAGTCCGCTCCTGGCGGCAAGGCCAAAACTGATTCCAAAGTCAAGAAGGCTCGACTTGATGAGACCAAGGTCCGAAAGCAACCCGTTGAAGAGCCCGAGGACGATGATATGGACGGCGTTtcagatgacgaggatggtgGTGCCGAACTGAGTGGAAAGACTCCCCAGAAGTCTTCGAATGGTGCTCAAAATGGAAAGAACTTTGAGCGAG GGCAAACTTCGCGCGAATCCCATGCTAAACAAAAGCAGCTCGCTCAGGAGCGCAAGGCCGCTAAGCCTCTTGCTGACGAAGTTCAACGCACAAAGAAGCTGTGGGAACGGCTGCGACGAAAATCTCACGTTCCCAAGGAGGAGCGACAGACATTGGTCGACGAACTATTCACCATCATCACGGGTCGCATTAAGGACTTCGTCCTCAAGCACGATGCTGTGCGAGCTGTTCAAACCGCCATCAAATACGCCTCACCCGAGCAGAGGAAGCAGATTGCCCGTGAGCTGAAGGGTACATATGCTCAGCTTGCCGAGAGTCGATATGCCAAGTTTTTGATCGGAAAGCTTCTTGTCCAGAACGATGAGGAGATCCGCGATATCATCATTCCCGAATTTTACGGCCGTGTCCGAAAGATGATCAATCACGCCGAGGCATCATGGATTCTCGACGACATTTACCGAGGCGTTGCGACAAAGGAGCAAAAGGCCATTCTTCTCCGCGAGTGGTAcggtcctgagttttctctCAAAGAGCTCACCAAGGACACGGAGCCCACTGCCGACCTCAAGACTATCCTGGAAGCCGAGCCCAGCAAGCGCAGCCCCATTATGAAGAGTTTGGTTGACATGATTGGCTctcttgtcaacaagaagatgaccGGTTTCACTATGCTCCACGATGCCATGTTCCAGTACTTCTCCAATACCCAAGTCGGTACGGAAGAGTTCACCGAGTTCTTCGAGATGGTCAAGGGCGACGAGAGCGGGgacttgttgaagaacatgGCTTTCACTCGTAATGGTGCCAAGCTCACATGCCTGCTCCTTGCCCATGGCTCCTCAAAGGACCGAAAGCAGATTCTCAAGACTTATAAGGACACCTACCTCCTTATGTCCGGCGATGTTTGGGCCCACCTTATCCTCCTTACCGCCTACGACGTCGTCGATGACACCAAACTCACTGCCAAGACCATCTTCCCCGAACTCATTGGCGAGGGCGAGAACATCGCCCAGAATGTTGTCGCAACAGCCAACAACCCTTTTGCCAGGTCAACAATTCTCTACCTTTTCGAGGGATTAGCCAAGAGTCTCTTCCCTTCTAGCCAATCATTTGatgtcgagcttctcaaggaggtTCACGAGATCCGGAAGACAACAAGCAAGAAAGATGAGGACGTTCGACGCAACGAGCTCATTACTGCTGTTTCTCCCCAGCTCATCACCGCCATTGCAGAGACACCCACTGAGCTGACCGCGACCGCTTTTGGCTGCCAGTTCATTACCGACGTCCTTCTCTCGGGAGTTGGTGAGAAGCAAGCTGCTCTTGAGGCCATTGCTCAGTCAGCCAGCGGTGACCCCAGCCAAGAGCCAGCCGAAGACGACCTTCAACCCCAGATCCACATTTCACAGACACCTCACGGCGCTCGCATGCTCAAGTCGTTAATCCAAGGGGGCAAATATGACAAAGCAGCTGGCATGATCATCCCTGTAGACCCTCCTCTGGAGTTCTCCAACACTCTCTATCCCGTCATCAAGGAACACATCATGGACTGGGCCACCGGCCCCGGCTCATTTGTTGTTGTGGGTCTCCTTGAGGCCCGTGACTTCAGTGAGGTTGATGCGCTCAAGAAAACActcaagaagaataagaagattcttgagaaggctgcGAGAGAGGAGACAGCTGAGCAGAGGGCGGCACGTGAGGCTCAGGAAATTGCGCCTAAGGGAGCTAAGAAGGgtaagaagaagggcgaCAAGCCTGTTGGTAATGCTGGTAGCAAGCTtttgttggagaagctgtAA
- a CDS encoding related to density-regulated protein, translation initiation factor, translating to MADVEQPEGEPQGRIVKYCGVCTLPPEYCEYGGTVKKCQEWLEKNEPELYNRIWSAEALEAATASLSVEAQKRAAKDAQKKTAKAEAAEAKHADLLAKSVVTIKRIERNKKKFVTAVIGLESFDLELKKVAKDLGKKFATGSSVTKLPGGGEEIVVQGDVSVELEEFLLEKYKQIPEDHIELVEDKKKKKGGS from the exons ATGGCTGACGTTGAGCAACCCGAGGGCGAGCCCCAGGGACGTATTGTCAAGTATTGTGGCG TTTGCACTCTACCTCCGGAG TACTGCGAGTATGGCGGAACCGTTAAGAAGTGCCAGGAATGGCTAGAAAAGAACGAACCAGAGCTTTACAACAGGATCTGGTCCGCAG AGGCCCTTGAGGCTGCTACCGCATCACTATCCGTCGAGGCCCAGAAACGAGCCGCTAAGGACGCACAAAAGAAGACCGCTAAGGCTGAAGCCGCCGAGGCAAAACACGCCGACCTGTTAGCCAAGAGTGTTGTCACTATCAAGCGCATTGAGCGTAACAAGAAGAAATTTGTCACGGCTGTAATAGGACTCGAGTCGTTTGACTTGGAACTCAAGAAG GTCGCCAAAGATCTTGGCAAGAAGTTTGCTACAGGCTCTTCAGTGACCAAGCTCCCAGGTGGCGGAGAAGAAATCGTTGTGCAGGGTGATGTCAGCGTTGAATTGGAAGAGTTCCTGCTTGAGAAGTACAAGCAGATCCCCGAGGATCATATTGAACTTGtcgaagacaagaagaagaagaagggtggtTCATAA
- a CDS encoding related to DNA-directed RNA polymerase II chain encodes MEDEQQIPAAAAPRKVNHPRTSRPKPAAPGNEEASAVLNLGEFQDVDTLTLSEAALVLNALHAKRKNDRRNVNNTEMLNSTLTYLDNFARFTQKENVEAVERLLSAHKNLAKFERAQLGSLCCEGADEAKTLIPSLADKISDQDLQDLLDEISKLQNR; translated from the exons ATGGAGGACGAACAACAAATcccagctgctgctgcgcctAGGAAGGTTAACCACCCTCGCACCTCTCGACCCAAGCCTGCGGCTCCTGGTAATGAGGAAGCTTCCGCAGTTCTGAACCTTGGCGAGTTCCAAGATGTCGACACCTTGACGCTCTCCGAAGCTGCACTGGTACTGAATGCCCTCCACGCGAAACGAAAGAACGATCGTAGGAACGTCAACAACACTGA GATGCTGAACTCGACATTGACTTACCTCGACAACTTTGCGCGATTCACACAGAAGGAGAATGTAGAGGCTGTGGAACGCCTTCTTAGCGCACATAAGAACCTCGCCAAGTTTGAGCGCGCACAGCTGG GTTCTCTGTGCTGTGAGGGAGCAGACGAGGCCAAGACACTCATCCCTTCATTGGCCGACAAAATTTCGGATCAGGACCTTCAGGATCTCCTCGATGAGATCTCTAAGCTCCAGAATCGATGA
- a CDS encoding probable multiubiquitin chain binding protein (MBP1) gives MVLEAVMVVVDNSESSRNGDYQPTRFESQVDAVNITFQTITQGNPESSVGLMSMGGKGPEVLVTLTTEQGKILEGLHRTKKKIGGSSHLKTGIQVATLALKHRQNRSQRQRIIVFVCSPVEESEKELTTLAKKMKKANISVDFVLFGDLDDDSTKNKLQLFIDTVKTNEGCHLVVIPPSSKLLSDQLISTPILLGENAGGSGGAGGAGGSNDEFEFGFDPAMEPELALALRMSMEEEKARQEKAAREEEEAAKKASLSDVKEEEENQGSSSKDQDKGGKKGDGDKMDTS, from the exons ATGGTTCTTGAGGCGGTTATGGTTGTCGTAGACAACAGCGAGAGCAGCAGAAATGGCGACTATCAACCTACTCGATTCGAATCGCAAGTCGACGCTGTCAACATCACCTTTCAGACCATCACACAAGGAAACCCTGAATCATCCGTTGGGTTGATGAGCATGGGAGGCAAAGGACCTGAAGTGCTGGTGACTCTCACCACTGAGCAGGGCAAGATCCTCGAGGGCCTTCAcaggacgaagaagaagattggaGGCTCATCCCACCTCAAGACGGGTATCCAGGTGGCTACT CTAGCCTTGAAGCATCGCCAGAACCGATCCCAACGTCAACGAATAATAGTCTTTGTCTGCTCCCCCGTTGAGGAATCAGAGAAGGAGCTTACCACACTcgcaaagaagatgaagaaagccaACATTTCGGTCGACTTTGTCCTGTTCGGCGACCTCGATGACGACAGCACTAAGAACAAGCTGCAGCTCTTTATTGACACCGTCAAGACCAACGAAGGCTGCCACTTGGTCGTCATTCCTCCCAGCAGCAAGCTTCTAAGCGACCAACTCATTTCGACCCCCATCCTACTCGGAGAAAACGCTGGTGGATCTGGCGGAGCTGGAGGCGCAGGCGGTAGCAATGATGAATTCGAGTTCGGTTTCGACCCTGCAATGGAACCCGAGCTCGCACTGGCTCTACGTATGAgtatggaagaagaaaaggctcgGCAGGAGAAGGCAGCTcgcgaggaagaagaagctgcaaAGAAGGCCTCACTGAGCGAcgtcaaggaagaagaagagaaccaGGGATCGAGCAGCAAGGACCAAGACAAGGGCGGAAAGAAAGGCGACGGAGACAAGATGGACACTTCATAG
- a CDS encoding related to verprolin, with product MADTQNRYYPLDSSLARKHRGRLNPIIEEDSDDGMVQNGGRRTRRAGNAQLKIEAWLTPMSDHFPTPRGMNYLSAPILPSSPSTDSAADTSPTTSSNPWNRHSVATEATEFEDLYDVTDDEEDMLKRKASARSRQVPTKQPTPLVIPATRDNSVETWSAVDNMKKSMTSPVPLTPSVKLTMSPAQMEFMHEQHAAETPTMSAPPSLDGSLTSEQLAAMSAPPTPIIGNEDSNTEDAWAGVQLQPGALATLHALASGEENLHEQPSQVLEVPEQHSVQPTVEMRQQPLRLITSFQSQPAINRAFSPNPNRQSLADLTKLDIPSPGGFFSGLSPRSRNTWHMPSKSPEDMPPPTSTTAEQFYRCPWNMDASVPPVPKRKELVEDFYRSVRFTPAPTGPIVEQVVELKEEDDFSDDMPTARPVFEHKTAPSTVDSANPPASPQAEDAPTEIVVDYDPEYARKQQKEALSHFDRTELWLMAQRSYLRGVQDESTEDGGGLNTITEEAEEEIEAPQIQTELPPLKVQLETSIVPVKKSVRFSNLVSTSDHPKRLPSMLVRRESAYYRAFQDYIIRIQRQDVFVHQLARFEAIQAQRVSLKESHRNQLLGKYQLSVVPQSAKKRLSANVARGDDNIIDDPEKLRREKEVEAMNQMTVAAWHVAAVKMLNGGRLISAPVTKRLARLSRAAPGHGGTTRERARVLDLGGQTTCDWAWHCALQFPNTKVYTVTTKSIRQLSNCNVRGPPNHRQVAVEKFSRLPFSDNHFDLISARELHSILKLFGENGEDEWDTCLKECMRVLKPGGYLDFSLLDSDIINAGPVGLAKSVEFGFALKTLGYDPNPTKLWLGRLARAGFQDTRRIWMCLPMGARRNMFKPPTPPLKDSPNGQDVKTCQMDAMVMGSSDDIASACSIAGGWNWERWLLRCEMEKVAGELRLADTTTTGAAMEEAGKCLDGVAAVFEEGRNCKSGFRMLNGYAQKPKAGTETIKIALCE from the coding sequence ATGGCTGATACACAAAACCGATACTACCCCCTGGACTCTTCGCTGGCCCGGAAGCACAGGGGGAGACTTAATCCTATAATTGAGGAGGATAGCGACGATGGTATGGTTCAAAACGGAGGTCGCAGGACGAGACGCGCTGGCAATGCCCAACTCAAGATTGAGGCATGGCTAACACCGATGAGCGACCACTTCCCTACACCAAGAGGAATGAACTATCTTTCTGCTCCTATTCTCCcatcatcaccttcaacTGACTCGGCTGCCGACACTTCACCAACCACCTCCAGCAACCCCTGGAATCGCCATAGTGTCGCCACCGAGGCCACGGAGTTCGAGGACCTTTACGATgtgactgatgatgaagaggatatgCTCAAGCGAAAAGCGTCTGCTAGGTCGAGGCAGGTCCCTACCAAGCAACCAACCCCGCTTGTCATTCCAGCAACACGCGACAACTCTGTTGAGACGTGGTCTGCTGTGGACAACATGAAGAAGTCGATGACTTCTCCAGTCCCTCTGACCCCTTCTGTCAAACTGACAATGTCGCCTGCTCAGATGGAGTTCATGCATGAGCAGCATGCAGCAGAGACACCAACCATGTCAGCTCCCCCATCATTGGATGGGAGTTTGACTTCTGAGCAGCTCGCGGCTATGAGTGCCCCGCCCACACCCATAATCGGTAATGAGGATTCAAACACCGAAGATGCTTGGGCTGGCGTTCAACTACAACCTGGCGCTCTTGCTACCCTCCACGCCCTTGCTAGTGGCGAGGAGAACCTCCATGAACAGCCATCTCAAGTTCTTGAGGTGCCTGAACAACATTCTGTCCAGCCAACTGTTGAGATGCGACAACAACCACTGCGACTCATCACCAGCTTCCAGTCGCAGCCAGCTATCAACAGAGCCTTCTCTCCCAACCCTAACCGTCAGTCTCTTGCAGACTTGACAAAGCTTGATATTCCATCTCCAGGCGGTTTCTTCTCCGGTCTATCTCCCCGAAGCCGAAACACATGGCACATGCCCTCCAAGTCCCCCGAGGATATGCCACCACCTACGTCCACCACCGCTGAACAGTTCTACCGATGTCCCTGGAACATGGATGCTTCGGTTCCTCCTGTCCCTAAGCGTAAGGAACTCGTCGAGGACTTTTATCGTAGTGTCAGGTTTACACCCGCCCCCACCGGGCCCATCGTTGAGCAAGTCgttgagctcaaggaggaggatgacttCTCGGACGACATGCCCACTGCTCGACCCGTCTTCGAGCACAAGACTGCTCCCTCTACTGTCGACTCCGCCAACCCCCCAGCTTCACCCCAGGCTGAGGATGCCCCCACCGAGATTGTGGTCGACTACGATCCTGAGTATGCTCGCAAGCAACAAAAGGAGGCTCTCTCCCATTTTGATCGCACTGAGCTTTGGCTCATGGCTCAACGATCTTACCTTCGTGGTGTTCAAGATGAGTCAACCGAGGACGGTGGTgggctcaacaccatcactgaggaggctgaggaggagattgaagCTCCTCAGATTCAAACTGAACTTCCTCCCCTCAAGGTTCAGTTAGAAACTTCCATTGTTCCTGTCAAGAAGAGCGTTCGTTTCTCCAACCTTGTCTCCACATCTGATCACCCCAAGCGCCTGCCTTCCATGCTCGTCCGCCGCGAGTCTGCCTACTATCGGGCATTTCAAGACTACATCATCCGCATTCAGCGCCAGGATGTGTTTGTCCACCAGCTTGCTCGATTTGAGGCTATCCAGGCTCAGCGCGTTTCCCTCAAGGAGTCTCATCGCAACCAGCTTCTCGGCAAGTACCAGCTCAGCGTCGTTCCCCAGTCCGCCAAGAAGAGACTCAGCGCCAATGTTGCTCGTGGAGATGATAACATCATTGACGACCCTGAGAAGCTCCGCCGAGAGAAGGAAGTTGAGGCCATGAACCAGATGACCGTTGCTGCGTGGCACGTTGCCGCCGTGAAGATGCTCAACGGTGGTCGCCTCATCTCTGCTCCAGTGACCAAGCGACTTGCTCGTCTTTCCCGCGCAGCCCCTGGACATGGCGGCACTACTCGCGAGCGCGCCAGAGTCCTTGACTTGGGCGGACAGACTACCTGCGACTGGGCGTGGCACTGCGCGCTCCAGTTCCCCAACACTAAGGTCTACACTGTCACAACCAAGTCTATTCGTCAACTTTCCAACTGCAATGTCCGTGGTCCCCCCAACCATCGACaagttgctgttgagaagtttTCTCGTCTCCCCTTCTCAGACAACCATTTCGATCTCATTTCTGCCCGAGAACTTCACAGCATCCTCAAGCTTTTTGGTGAAAACGGGGAAGACGAGTGGGACACCTGTCTCAAGGAGTGCATGCGCGTTCTCAAGCCCGGTGGCTATCTTGATTTCTCACTCTTGGATTCAGACATCATCAACGCTGGTCCCGTTGGACTGGCAAAGAGCGTTGAGTTCGGCTTTGCCCTCAAGACTCTCGGTTATGACCCTAACCCTACCAAGCTTTGGCTTGGTCGCCTGGCCCGTGCCGGCTTCCAAGACACTCGCCGCATCTGGATGTGTCTGCCCATGGGTGCCAGACGAAATATGTTCAAGCCTCCTACCCCTCCTTTGAAGGACAGCCCTAATGGCCAGGATGTCAAGACCTGCCAGATGGACGCCATGGTTATGGGAAGCAGTGATGATATTGCAAGCGCTTGCAGCATTGCTGGCGGCTGGAACTGGGAGCGCTGGCTCCTCCGTtgtgagatggagaaggTTGCTGGTGAGCTCCGACTCGCCGATACTACTACTACTGGAGCTGCCATGGAGGAGGCTGGCAAGTGTCTGGATGGCGTTGCTGCCGTGTTCGAAGAGGGCCGAAACTGCAAATCCGGCTTCCGAATGCTCAACGGTTATGCTCAGAAGCCCAAGGCTGGTACTGAGACCATCAAGATTGCTCTCTGTGAGTGA
- a CDS encoding related to GIR2 Highly acidic protein with anomalous electrophoretic behavior, translated as MGREDQIEEREVLESIFPDEITDISETEFRVSVALDIPGEEDQDPPTILLQVRYPEDYPEKPPHLDILAPPNATPHEHFNIAEDRDQLLASLDDTIQENLGMAMVFAIVSTLKDNAEQLVQERKDVITKAHEEAALAAEAEENKKFHGTAVTPETFLKWREGFLKEMEEKRQQEEEERLAELKKAKTKEPARMTGRQLWERGLAGKGDEEEDDMPVEGIEKLKVEAA; from the exons ATGGGGCGAGAAGATCAAATCGAAGAGCGCGAAGTGCTCGAATCTATTTTCCCGGATGAAATCACAG ATATCTCTGAAACGGAGTTTAGAGTATCAGTTGCGTTAGACATTCCAggcgaagaagatcaagatcctcctACCATACTTCTCCAAGTGAGATATCCAGAAGATTATCCCGAAAAGCCGCCTCATCTCGACATCCTCGCTCCTCCAAATGCCACACCCCACGAACACTTCAACATTGCAGAAGACCGCGACCAGCTCCTTGCCAGTCTCGACGATACCATTCAAGAAAACCTCGGAATGGCCATGGTCTTTGCAATTGTATCAACATTAAAGGACAATGCTGAGCAGCTTGTCCAAGAGCGCAAGGACGTCATCACAAAGGCCCATGAGGAAGCTGCGCTGGCTGCTGAGGCAgaggagaacaagaaatTTCACGGCACAGCTGTTACACCCGAGACATTTTTGAAGTGGCGGGAGGGTTTCTTGAaagagatggaggagaagaggcagcaggaggaagaggagcgtcttgctgagctgaagaaggcgaAGACCAAGGAGCCCGCTCGCATGACTGGTAGACAGCTCTGGGAGAGGGGTCTTGCTGGTaagggtgatgaagaagaggacgacaTGCCTGTCGAGGGTATCGAGAAACTTAAAGTTGAGGCCGCATGA
- a CDS encoding related to dual specificity protein phosphatase gives MDSPSISQVAPNLFVGNVASSMNRNVLRHHNITAIVSLLDGPYSKWDSPKNRQIVPQECHLFVPCLDNSTMDILCLLDNICDFIDLQLDRHGSLRSPSYIMSEEFGTDTASTIESEDPAQEPNVLIHCRLGMSRSASVAIAYLMRQRQLDLDVIIAEVRARRKVKPRVNFMDQLQVWQAVEYQLWEDNQKRIPKAPYQSYLDGRAVRLAAKGLTGNEPIVPLCDWDEY, from the coding sequence ATGGACTCCCCATCGATATCTCAGGTTGCCCCTAATCTGTTTGTTGGGAACGTTGCGAGTTCCATGAACCGCAATGTTCTTCGCCATCACAACATCACGGCAATAGTTTCCCTCCTGGACGGCCCATATTCGAAATGGGATAGCCCCAAAAACAGGCAAATAGTCCCTCAAGAGTGCCATCTATTTGTGCCTTGCCTAGATAATTCGACGATGGACATTCTCTGCTTATTAGACAACATCTGCGACTTTATCGACCTGCAACTAGATCGTCACGGCTCACTGCGCTCGCCATCTTATATTATGTCGGAAGAATTCGGCACTGACACGGCTTCTACCATCGAAAGCGAAGATCCTGCGCAAGAGCCGAACGTATTGATCCATTGTCGCCTTGGGATGTCCCGATCAGCATCCGTTGCAATAGCATATCTAATGCGGCAACGACAACTGGATTTGGACGTCATCATCGCTGAAGTCAGGGCAAGGCGAAAGGTGAAGCCGCGAGTGAACTTTATGGATCAACTCCAAGTTTGGCAAGCTGTCGAATATCAACTATGGGAGGACAACCAGAAACGAATCCCCAAGGCACCTTATCAGAGTTACCTTGATGGCCGAGCTGTAAGACTGGCAGCAAAGGGATTAACGGGTAACGAGCCTATAGTCCCGCTTTGCGACTGGGACGAATATTGA
- a CDS encoding related to TPR domain protein, with the protein MAPSKPDAKKTNPDIARLLVDAQTQLEVGKLEEAATLAQQALDATGQGGDFELSAANLLGTIFVESGDIDEARAAFERAVFLDEDGTADEKIGGGPEKFLLLAQLSEEGGLDSVQWYERGATALRKQIAVLSELRSPTPEQRTALQEKQHKLGGVLCAVAEVYMTDLSWEPDAESRCETLITEAMLLAPAAPETWQTVANVRISQNRANEAQTALRRSLELWQKLPPQHPDVPEFPTRIALARLLMETELEDEALSVLERLVTDDDTSVEAWYLGGWCLYITGEKLKTTASKPWNDEAKVSEEWKGSWKSSRQWLMQCLKLYQQQDYEDERLGEHAKELLSEINKELGEPVDGEEDDWEDASDGAEEDAEMQG; encoded by the coding sequence TGCCCAGCAGGCTCTTGATGCTACCGGCCAGGGCGGCGACTTTGAGCTCAGTGCTGCCAATCTTCTAGGTACAATTTTTGTCGAGTCTGGCGACATTGACGAGGCGCGAGCCGCGTTTGAGCGCGCAGTCTTTCTTGACGAAGACGGTACCGCagatgagaagattggtGGAGGTCCCGAGAAGTTCCTGCTGCTTGCACAGCTTAGCGAGGAGGGTGGTCTCGACAGTGTGCAATGGTATGAGCGAGGTGCTACCGCTCTTCGAAAGCAGATCGCAGTTCTGAGCGAGCTTCGATCGCCAACCCCTGAGCAAAGGACCGCCCTTCAAGAGAAGCAACACAAGCTCGGAGGAGTCCTGTGCGCTGTGGCTGAGGTGTACATGACCGATCTGTCATGGGAACCTGATGCCGAGTCACGTTGTGAGACTCTTATCACCGAGGCTATGCTCCTTGCCCCTGCTGCGCCAGAGACATGGCAAACAGTGGCCAATGTTAGAATCTCACAGAACCGCGCCAACGAGGCCCAGACAGCTCTGCGTAGAAGTCTCGAGCTGTGGCAGAAACTCCCTCCTCAGCACCCTGATGTTCCCGAATTCCCCACCAGAATTGCGCTTGCTCGTTTGTTGATGGAGACCGAATTAGAAGACGAGGCATTGAGTGTGCTGGAGCGACTTGTTACTGATGACGACACAAGTGTTGAGGCATGGTACTTGGGTGGTTGGTGCCTATATATCACAGGCGAAAAGCTCAAGACTACTGCCTCAAAGCCATGGAACGACGAAGCAAAGGTCAGCGAGGAATGGAAAGGATCATGGAAGTCATCGCGGCAATGGCTTATGCAGTGCTTGAAACTGTATCAACAGCAGGATTACGAGGATGAGCGCCTGGGTGAGCATGCTAAGGAACTGCTATCAGAGATCAacaaggagcttggtgaaccagttgatggtgaggaagatgacTGGGAGGATGCCAGTGATGGCGCAGAGGAAGACGCTGAAATGCAAGGTTGA
- a CDS encoding related to TRAPP subunit involved in targeting and fusion of ER to golgi transport vesicles: MRGCWGEVGETIFALIVINKAGGLVYNKNFHEGLQTISTNDYLVLAGTFHGVHAITSRLNPVKNLPGATPPGNRPEPSSGLEVLETENFRMQCFNTMTGTKFLLFTDTTQANVDVTIRRIYDLYADYVMKNPFYSLEMPIRCDIFDRKLLSYIREINNR, translated from the exons ATGCGCGGATGTTGGGGAGAAGTCGGTGA GACTATCTTTgccctcatcgtcatcaacaaggccGGAGGTTTAGTTTACAACAAAAACTTCCACGAAGGCCTTCAAACAATCAGCACGAATGATTATTTAGTTCTCGCAGGAACATTTCATGG CGTTCATGCCATTACATCTCGTCTCAATCCTGTCAAGAACCTACCAGGTGCAACACCGCCAGGAAACAGACCCGAGCCATCATCAGGCTTAGAGGTTCTTGAGACAGAAAACTTCCGCATGCAGTGCTTCAACACAATGACAGGAACAAAGTTCCTTCTCTTCACCGATACAACACAAGCAAATGTCGATGTCACTATCCGCAGGATCTATGACCTCTATGCAGACTACGTCATGAAGAACCCCTTCTATTCTCTTGAAATGCCTATCCGGTGTGATATTTTTGACCGGAAACTACTTTCGTACATCCGGGAGATCAATAATCGATAG